The window CAGGACTTGATAAAGTTAATCCTTCTTCACTTCTACTTTCGGGTGTCTTGATGCTTGAACACCTAGGATGGAACGAAGCGGCAGCTATGATCACTACTTCAATCGAAAAAACTATCGTCTCTAAAGTTGTTACTTACGACTTTGCACGTCTAATGGATGGCGCAACAGAAGTGAAAGCATCAGAGTTTGCAGACGAATTGATCAAAAACCTTAAGTAAACAAATTAGGACGGAGGGGGTTTATCCCCCTCATACATATAAATAAAAGGAGAGAAAACTCATGACAATGAAACGTAAAAAAGTCTCAGTTATCGGTTCTGGTTTCACAGGTGCAACTACAGCATTTCTTTTAGCTCAAAAAGAGCTTTGCGATGTAGTTATCGTCGATATTCCACAAATGGAAAACCCGACTAAAGGGAAAGCGCTTGATATGCTTGAAGCTGGCCCTGTTCAAGGTTTTGACGCTAATATTATCGGAACTTCAGATTACGCAGATACTAAAGACTCTGACATCGTTATCATCACCGCTGGTATTGCACGCAAACCAGGTATGAGCCGTGATGATCTCGTTCAGACGAACCAAAAAGTCATGAAAATTGTTACAAGTGAAATTGTAAAACATTCTCCTAACACAACAATCATCGTTTTGACAAACCCTGTCGATGCAATGACTTACACAGTCTACAAAGAATCGGGATTACCGAAAGAACGCGTAATCGGGCAATCTGGTGTGCTTGACACTGCACGTTTCCGCACGTTTGTAGCGCAAGAATTGAACATGTCCGTTAAAGACGTTACAGGTTTTGTACTTGGCGGCCATGGTGATGACATGGTTCCGCTTGTGCGCTATTCTTACGCAGGCGGCATTCCGCTTGAAACGTTGATCTCTGCTGAACGTCTAGAAGAAATCGTTGATCGTACACGCAAAGGTGGGGCAGAAATCGTTAATCTTCTTGGGAATGGTTCTGCATATTATGCACCAGCTGCATCACTTGTTGAGATGGCTGAAGCGATTCTAAAAGATCAGAAACGTGTCCTTCCTTCGATTGCATACCTTGAAGGCGAGTATGGACTTGACGGTATTTACATCGGTGTCCCGACTGTGCTTGGCGCAGCTGGTATAGAAAAAATTATTGAACTGGAACTGACTGATGACGAAAAAGCGGCATTAGCTAATTCTGCTGAATCCGTAAAAGCTGTTATGAAAGTTCTTGCGTAACTTGAATTAGCAGAAGTCCCTGTGGATTCAAGTTATTCCTCCGGCAGATGGTACAAATTTTGAAAGGAAATAACTGCGCAAGCGCAATTCAAAATTTGGATGCAATTACGCTGAGGAATAAATGATTATCCTCACTATTAAATCGGGTAGCCTATGCTACTCGATTTTTTTTCTGATTATTGATAAACTTGTATTATCACATTTCAAGGAGGAAATAAGTTGATACTAGGGAAGAAAAGACGTCTCGGTAGAAAGATAGAAGAGATAACTGTTGGAGAAAAATTAAAACTGACGGAGAAAATAGAAGATAAAGACCTATTACTCTATCTCGGACTAACAAATGATAGCAACCCACTTTACATCCAGCATGATTACGCTTCACAGACAGCTTATGAATTGCCTATCGTACCGACTATCATGCTGACAGGGATTGTGACATCAGCCGTTTCGAAGTATCTGCCTGGTCCTGGTTCACATATCGTTAAACAGGAATTGTCATTTCCAAAAGCTGTGTTTCACTATACAACGATCAACTTCTTACTCGAAATTATTCATGTAGATAAGGAAAATAACTCAATAGACATTTCAATCGAAGCGTGTGATGAAAAGGAAGACATCGTCATTACTGGAATAGTGACAGTCATTCCGCCAAAAGTGGAAGAGCGTCTCACATCGCAAGCAATGGAGAATTTTTGACAGGAGACTGATGCGAGATGAATTCAAGTTCTAGGAAAATATTAATTGTCGATGACGAACAACCGATTCGAACGTTGCTTGAATATAACTTAAAGCAAGCGCAATATGAAACAATCACTGCCGCGGATGGGGAAGAAGCTGTATTAAAATCAGAAATGGAAAAACCTGATTTAATCTTACTTGACTTAATGCTCCCCAAAATGGATGGGATCGATGTTTGCAGAACGCTAAGACAGCGCGGTCTTGATATTCCGATCATCATGCTCACGGCAAAAGGGGATGAGCTTGACAAAGTGTTGGGTCTGGAGATTGGCGCAGATGATTATATGACGAAACCGTTCAGTCCTCGGGAAGTCGTCGCGCGCGTTAAGGCAGTATTGAGACGTAGTGGGGAATGGGCAGGACAAGTTGAAGAAACTGGAGTTTTAACCTCTGGATTATTAACGGTACACGCTGAACAATACGAAGCTTACCTTGACAAAGTAGTACTCGAATTTACTCCGAAAGAATTCGAACTACTTGTTTATTTCATGCAGAATAAGAATCGTGTGCTTTCAAGGGATCAGCTTTTGAGTGCAGTCTGGAACTATGATTTTGCTGGAGATACACGCATCGTTGATGTCCATGTGAGCCATTTACGTGAGAAAATAGAAGAAAATACGAAAAAACCAGCTTTCATTAAAACTGTGCGTGGGATTGGCTATAAGTTTGAGGAACCGAAGGCGTGATGAAAGATCTGTATTCTCGATTAGCTATCGCATGTGCAGTTCTTCTTTCAGTTCTTTTAACTGGCCTTGGTATTGTCCTAGGTCAGTTTTTCCCTTTATTCGCAAGGGATGTTGCCATTGATTTGCAACGGCAATACTGGGTTTATTTAATAATTACGCTGATAATTGCATTTGTTATCTCTCTCTTAATAGCTATGCGCATGATGATGCAGTATGCTCGTCCGGTCGATGAAGTGACAAGAGTAGCTGTTCAAATTGCGCAAGGTGATTACCTGATAAGGACCAAGACAGACGAACCTGAATATGACAATGAACTTGCAATTGCTGTAAATAAAATAGCGAGTAACCTGCAAGAAATGTCGACACTTCGCACCATGGAACAAGAGCGATTAAAAACACTTATCGAGAGCATGGGGAGCGGCCTTCTTATGTTTGGCCGCGAAGGAGCAGTCAATCTTGTGAATGGGGTATTCGAGAAGACGTTTGGATTTTCGAAAGAGGAACTGATCGGAAGGACTTATAAAACAATTGGTCTGCCTGCCGATATTGAAAATCTGATTGAAGCAGTTTTTATGACAGAACAAGTTCATGAAAAACAGGTACGGTTGGATGCAGGGGGGCTCTTTTCCTATATGGGCGTTTATGGTGCCCCGGTTATCGGTCATCATGGCAATTGGCTCGGTATTGTCGTTGTTATGCACGATATTACAAAGCTTATAAAACTTGAAGAGGTAAGAAAAGATTTCGTCGCAAATGTATCCCATGAGCTTCGTACACCTATTACGTCCATTAAAGGATTTACTGAAACGTTATTGGACGGTGCAATGAACGAGCCAGTAATTATGAAAGAGTTTCTTGAAATTATTCAAAAGGAAAGCGACAGATTACATCTATTGATTGATGATCTGCTGGAATTGTCGGCTATGGAAAGGGAAAGTTTTTCCCTTCAGTTCTCACAAATCAATCTGAAGGAAGTAATAAACGATGCAATGACAATTGTTTCTGGAAATTTAGAGCGCAAGAAAATGAACTTCGTTTTAGACATTCCTGATCAAATTATTATTGAAGGCGACGCCGGTCGGCTTATACAAGTGATGGTGAATCTATTATCAAATGCCATTAATTATTCGAAAGAACAGACAAAAATCACTGTTTCAGTCAAAATGATGGCACATGATGTCCTAATCAAAGTGCAAGATGAGGGAATTGGAATTGAGCAGTCGGAATTGACACGGCTGTTTGAACGCTTTTACCGGGTTGACCGTGCCAGAAGCCGTGAATCAGGAGGAACGGGACTCGGGCTTGCTATCGTAAAGCATCTCGTGGAAGCCCATAGCGGAACGGTAGAATTGGAAAGCACAATCGGAATAGGCACTACTATCAGTATCCAAGTCCCTTTGCGACAATGAAAATGAGTGATCCGTAATCAGGGGATCACTCATTTTTATTTTGTTAAATTCTGATATTATGAAACTTTTAACTTGGCAGACCGTATAACAGATTGATACATAAGAGAAGGGGGCTTACAAATGAGCACACGCCGTACTTTAATGACAGTTGGAATGATCATCGTTGGGTTATTGCTGCTTATCGTTGCTTTTACAACATGGTACACAGTCGACGAATCGGAACAGGCTGTCGTCATCACATTTGGAAAAGCAGATACAACAGTGACAGATTCGGGGCTACATTTTAAATTACCATGGCCTATTCAGAGGGCTGAAATACTCTCTAAAGAGACATATAGTCTTCAATTCGGATATAAGCAAGATTCCGGAGGGGAGCTGGTTTCGTATGATAAAGAAACCAAGATGATTACAGGTGATGAATATATCGTGCTGACTGACTTGGTAGTCCAATGGAAAATCACCGAGCCGCAAAAATATTTATTCAATGCTCAGGATCCAAAAGAAATCCTTCATGACGCTACGTCTGCATCGATCAGGTCCATCATCGGCAGTTCAACAATAGACGCAGCACTAACGGATGGGAAAGCGGAAATCGAAGCGCAGACGCG of the Sporosarcina sp. FSL K6-1508 genome contains:
- the pnpS gene encoding two-component system histidine kinase PnpS, producing the protein MKDLYSRLAIACAVLLSVLLTGLGIVLGQFFPLFARDVAIDLQRQYWVYLIITLIIAFVISLLIAMRMMMQYARPVDEVTRVAVQIAQGDYLIRTKTDEPEYDNELAIAVNKIASNLQEMSTLRTMEQERLKTLIESMGSGLLMFGREGAVNLVNGVFEKTFGFSKEELIGRTYKTIGLPADIENLIEAVFMTEQVHEKQVRLDAGGLFSYMGVYGAPVIGHHGNWLGIVVVMHDITKLIKLEEVRKDFVANVSHELRTPITSIKGFTETLLDGAMNEPVIMKEFLEIIQKESDRLHLLIDDLLELSAMERESFSLQFSQINLKEVINDAMTIVSGNLERKKMNFVLDIPDQIIIEGDAGRLIQVMVNLLSNAINYSKEQTKITVSVKMMAHDVLIKVQDEGIGIEQSELTRLFERFYRVDRARSRESGGTGLGLAIVKHLVEAHSGTVELESTIGIGTTISIQVPLRQ
- the mdh gene encoding malate dehydrogenase; protein product: MTMKRKKVSVIGSGFTGATTAFLLAQKELCDVVIVDIPQMENPTKGKALDMLEAGPVQGFDANIIGTSDYADTKDSDIVIITAGIARKPGMSRDDLVQTNQKVMKIVTSEIVKHSPNTTIIVLTNPVDAMTYTVYKESGLPKERVIGQSGVLDTARFRTFVAQELNMSVKDVTGFVLGGHGDDMVPLVRYSYAGGIPLETLISAERLEEIVDRTRKGGAEIVNLLGNGSAYYAPAASLVEMAEAILKDQKRVLPSIAYLEGEYGLDGIYIGVPTVLGAAGIEKIIELELTDDEKAALANSAESVKAVMKVLA
- the hflK gene encoding FtsH protease activity modulator HflK, producing the protein MSTRRTLMTVGMIIVGLLLLIVAFTTWYTVDESEQAVVITFGKADTTVTDSGLHFKLPWPIQRAEILSKETYSLQFGYKQDSGGELVSYDKETKMITGDEYIVLTDLVVQWKITEPQKYLFNAQDPKEILHDATSASIRSIIGSSTIDAALTDGKAEIEAQTRELLSTLIGKYDIGIAVQGVKLQDVELPNAEVRAAFTAVTDARETKNTKINEAKKYENQKKNEAIGEVDAVKSNAIGQKKARTELALGDVALFNDLLAEYSKNKAITRQRLVIETLEQVLPKAKIYIMNDTGETVKYLPLQQMESTPPPPEEPKTEGVETDGK
- a CDS encoding MaoC/PaaZ C-terminal domain-containing protein; translation: MILGKKRRLGRKIEEITVGEKLKLTEKIEDKDLLLYLGLTNDSNPLYIQHDYASQTAYELPIVPTIMLTGIVTSAVSKYLPGPGSHIVKQELSFPKAVFHYTTINFLLEIIHVDKENNSIDISIEACDEKEDIVITGIVTVIPPKVEERLTSQAMENF
- a CDS encoding response regulator transcription factor yields the protein MNSSSRKILIVDDEQPIRTLLEYNLKQAQYETITAADGEEAVLKSEMEKPDLILLDLMLPKMDGIDVCRTLRQRGLDIPIIMLTAKGDELDKVLGLEIGADDYMTKPFSPREVVARVKAVLRRSGEWAGQVEETGVLTSGLLTVHAEQYEAYLDKVVLEFTPKEFELLVYFMQNKNRVLSRDQLLSAVWNYDFAGDTRIVDVHVSHLREKIEENTKKPAFIKTVRGIGYKFEEPKA